GCCCAATCAAGCAGATGAAGATATTGATAATACTCCCATCGCCACAGATGACTCACCAATTATTAGTGTCACCAAAACTGCCGATATTAATGATAATATCAATACACCCTTTGATAATGACAAACAAGGGGATGATTTAAATACTAATGGCATTTATCAAGATGGCATAAATGATGATATTAATGGCAGTATCAATGGCAGTATTGATAATAATATTAATGATGATATTAACACCGATACAACCGCCGAAGATGGTATAAATGACGATAATCATCTTGATGGTCATGAGTCCATTAATTCCCCTATTAAACCCCCTATCAAGCCTAAGTTGGCACGCCCCAATCCTTTATTAATGGGACTTGGAGCAGGGCTTATCGCCTTGGCTGTCGGGGGCGGAGCGTGGTATCTCTTAAAAGACAAATCAGGCTCATCGGAGACCGCCCCCGTCCATGACCCCAATGTCGCCACACCGACCGTCAAATCGCTAAATCCACCCCGTCTGTCCCTAACATCGGGCGAGAACGGCACGCTGTACGCCTGTCAAGCCGAAGTGGGCAACAGCCAGCTCCAAGAACAACTGCTCGGGGTGCTACAAAAAAACTTCGGGCAAATCGGCTGTATTATGGACATCGATGATAATTTTGGCACATCGCTGACAGGGCTAGAACGCTTGGAGAGTATCATGGCGATGGTCAAAGCTGAGCCGTTTACCAGCATTGAGATTATCGGCGACCACATCTATGTCAATACGCCAAAGACGGACATCCTACCCAGAATCGTCAATGACATCGCCCTGCTCGCCCCACAGTTTGATGTCTCGCCTGCCCCTGCATTGAATAAAGCCAATGTCATCAATCAAAGCTTTGAGCGTGCCACGACCGCCCTAAATGCTCTGGATAATCCGCCCAACAGCTATGATTTGTCACGCTCGGCAAGCCTTACGGTGATTGACTTTAACGGCACAAGCGAGTTGCCTGCCAACACCCATGGCGTGCTGTCACTACTGGCAGAGAAAATCAAAGCCAATCCGAGCATCAAGCTCATCATCGCAACTCATACCAGTGGCGGAGATGGCACTGACCGCATGGCAAATCTTAGCCTATCACAAAGCCAAGCCGAAGCGGTCAAAGCCTTTTTGGTAGAGCAGGGCGTGAGTGACACCCAGCTGACCCCCAAAGGCGTGGGCGACAGCTTTCCGATATCGGACAACGTGACCGAACTGGGTCGCTTTAAAAATGGGCGGACAGAGTTCTTGGTGTTTGATGAAGCGACCATGACCGCACTCAACGTGGACATGACCCAGCTTGTGCCAGCACCAAACACCGCCATGCCTGCCCAAAGCATGCCCATGCCCGTCCAAGATATGCCTGTGCAAAATGCACCCATGCAGACCATGCCAGAATCCATGCCTATGCAAAATATGCCCGTACAAGGCATGCCCGATGGTAACTACCTGCCCCAACCTGTACAAAATGCACAGCCCATCATCACAGACAGCCATCCTGTTCAACAAATCCAAGTCCCCACCCCATCAGGTTATATTGGCACCACCCCGCCCCCTGCCCCGTCAGCAAGTACACCTGACCTGCCTGATGACTTTTTTGAGCTTAGTAATGCCACAATTAGCTCTGAGCAAGGGCGGGGCACAGAAAGAGAGATACGTTAGGCACAAAACGTGAGTTTAACCCATTTTTAAACAGCAGACCCGTGATAAGTCACGGGTTTTTTATAAAAATAAATTACAGTATAGAAACAAAATTGAAATAAAAAAAGCATGCCTAGCACCCGTCAATCAGAACAAAGTAGTTTGTCATTTATTAGATTTCATGAAAATTAGGATTGATATTTTTGGCTAAATATATAAAAATATAATAATTACAGATACTTATAAAAAATCCCTGATATCATTAATGAATTTTTCCAATATTAGTCATTGCAAAAATCAATGTTATTTTATACAATATTGTCAATATTTAGTATGATTATTGTTAATAAATCTACCCAATATTGTTAAGAAAGGTTAAATAAACATAAAAGTCGTTAGGAGCGGTTATGAAATATACTTCATTTTTAGGTCAAGGCGTCATGATTGGTGCCATTTGCATGGCTGGACTTTTATCAGCTTGTGGCGATAAGGAACCCACCATACAAAACACTGCCAACCCCGACACTGCCACCACTCACACCAAAACCATCAAAGTAGCAGTCAATAGTGGCATGTCGCCTTTTGCTTATATTGACGGCAAGGGCAACCCTATCGGATTTGATGTGGAACTTATTACTCACATCGCTCAAAAAAATGGCTATGCGGTCAAATTTAACGTCCTGCCATGGCAAGATATGTTCAAATCAGTAGAGCAAAACATAAGCGACCTTGCCATCTCATCCATCTCTTATACCGCCGAACGTGAAGGCAAATATCTACTTAGCAATCCGTATGTATATATGCCTGCGGGGGTTTTGTCTTTAAATGACACAACCTCAACTCAATGTCAGATCTAAAACCCATGCGTTTG
This Moraxella sp. K1664 DNA region includes the following protein-coding sequences:
- a CDS encoding OmpA family protein, with protein sequence MDIVQYLHGLVSSSMGISNEDTSADLLKQYYALSTARLIELDDGFDSTNAKNHSLTALWGIQAEPLAGRLARSFYMDEQSTMTLLKAITPPMMVEVANLAGGQGLIAFLAQNFESSRTHLPAWSPQFIQSSLAQKIEQLNGQTPTADSAFINSDNQPNQADEDIDNTPIATDDSPIISVTKTADINDNINTPFDNDKQGDDLNTNGIYQDGINDDINGSINGSIDNNINDDINTDTTAEDGINDDNHLDGHESINSPIKPPIKPKLARPNPLLMGLGAGLIALAVGGGAWYLLKDKSGSSETAPVHDPNVATPTVKSLNPPRLSLTSGENGTLYACQAEVGNSQLQEQLLGVLQKNFGQIGCIMDIDDNFGTSLTGLERLESIMAMVKAEPFTSIEIIGDHIYVNTPKTDILPRIVNDIALLAPQFDVSPAPALNKANVINQSFERATTALNALDNPPNSYDLSRSASLTVIDFNGTSELPANTHGVLSLLAEKIKANPSIKLIIATHTSGGDGTDRMANLSLSQSQAEAVKAFLVEQGVSDTQLTPKGVGDSFPISDNVTELGRFKNGRTEFLVFDEATMTALNVDMTQLVPAPNTAMPAQSMPMPVQDMPVQNAPMQTMPESMPMQNMPVQGMPDGNYLPQPVQNAQPIITDSHPVQQIQVPTPSGYIGTTPPPAPSASTPDLPDDFFELSNATISSEQGRGTEREIR
- a CDS encoding transporter substrate-binding domain-containing protein, whose product is MKYTSFLGQGVMIGAICMAGLLSACGDKEPTIQNTANPDTATTHTKTIKVAVNSGMSPFAYIDGKGNPIGFDVELITHIAQKNGYAVKFNVLPWQDMFKSVEQNISDLAISSISYTAEREGKYLLSNPYVYMPAGVLSLNDTTSTQCQI